Below is a genomic region from Halictus rubicundus isolate RS-2024b chromosome 11, iyHalRubi1_principal, whole genome shotgun sequence.
AAAGGAAATCGTATTATGTgcgattataaaaaaaaaataaatggaatTATTATATGATAAATCCCTTGGGATAAAAGCAAAATCCTTACATTCTTAATGATATTCCCTTGCATAGATGCATTTACAATCTGCAAATATTTTCCTTGAAAAACTGTATCGTTTCCAGTCAGCCATATCTGTTTGGATAATTCTTTCAACTCGACATTATTTATAGTTTGTATTTCTGGTTCGGTTCGAAATGTTATGGAGTCTTTAACAAGAATGTTAAGTGGAAATTCGTTTTCTATAAACGAACCAAAGGAATATGGCAAATATATTACGTTTGTTTTTATACTCCCAGATATTCGTTTTTTATACAAATTAACATCTTCTTCCAACTGTGAACTATGGAATGGGAAGTAGTTGGTGTAGAGATTATTCGCTGTGAATCCACCGCCTGCAATGAGATGCTCAAAACAGTTTTATGTTTAAATAAATGCAATACGTTGATTAAGGAAACGAATAATTGCTCACCGAATGTTATATTTCCTAAAGACACTATGCTTTCAAGTTTGATAGCATCAGTCAAAAAGTTGGTAAGATTGATATTATTAATGACTCCTATGTATGTGTCTTTTTCTGAAATCATGTCGCCTATTACCCTTGGAATATCTATTCGCAACTGAATAGGAGACTGAAGACTACCAACTATTAAATCTGTTGCCTCGATTGGACCTCGAAGGATGTTAGACGTAGTCCATGAATTTGCAAGTCTTTTAAACTCTGTTTAAACAAATGTAAACTATTAGATAATCGTGCTCAATTCTAGAATAACGTCGACTTACCTGTTAAGTTCACATTATTTAGACGGTTTGCAATTAGATTCTTTACAATGACATTATAGTGGTACTCAGTTTCGGTAGTCAGATTCAGTGGTTCAAATATATACATTGAATTCTCATTCAAATGTCTTTTACCAAAATTTCCAAAAACATGCAAACTATTCAGATCTCTAACggtaatattattaatagttaaAATTGTTGTCTTGATCTCAGGAACAATTATAGTATTACCACATAGTGGTGCCTTAATCCTTAAATATAAAGAGATATTCTTTATCTGACTGCGTTAAGATCCATAACTATAATAAACGTTAAAAAATCTTACACTGGAAATTTAAAGTTATCGTAAAAAGATGTTGTTAATCCAAAATTATGAAGAAAACGTTTATGTCCTGATATGGTAAGTTTGCCCTGAGAGTTAAAGGTAATCCAATTTGGTGATCCATGTAACGTGACGTTACTCCATTTCTAAATAAGAGTTCATCCTTGTTATTTAGCTATCAAAACAAGTTGTAACAATGACAAGTTTCTcaccattttttcgtttgaaagTACCAAAGTCGTTGGTACAGTTCCGTTCAATGGTATTGCATTCGACAAAGTCTTTTTAACAGATCCTGTCTTGTAGTCGATCAAGTCTTGCGATCTCAAATTTTCGATCTTAGCACTTTCCAGAGTTACAACATGATCCACGTACATGAACtcggaaattattattataggtcTCAAGCGCGTTGTTCCTGTTCCTCGTATTGGGCCTTGTAAATCAACAGTACCGTTCATTCTGATTTTTGATGCCTGCATGGAACCGACCATTGTCGTAGGAAGTCCTTGCAATGGTAATAAAAGTCCATTTCCCGTTAAGTGAAGTTCTTTGGTTTTAATCTGTTGCATTCGCAACTGCTGCTTCGTTATATTGAATGCAACATCCAGTGTCATGAAAGCATCCATCACATTTATACCAACAAAAGTATGTTTTCCtacaataatatataatatataattttttatgcaaTCACTCTATGCAATCAAGAAatggcaatttttaattttacctgAAACTTTCTGGTCGCCGACTATTTTTAAGACATTCTTCTCTAACTCGTTTAACAATATTCCATTCACCAACTTATCGATTCGAATTTTCTTTATAGGGAGACTAAAAACGGGGCATTTCCAATTCTCGATTTCCATTACTCTTAAAGCTTTAAAGCTCTGTGCTTGGTCTTCGTCGGATGCCTTTGTCAACTTGGACAGAAGATGAGAATTTTCTTTGACGTTCAAACGATTCAGTTTACACTTTGCTTTGCACTTAACACGAAGTTTGTGTGCCTTGGAGAAAGTAACGGGCGAAGCATTGGAATGCAATTTACTGTTTAAATTAATTGTTTGGTCTTTCAACTTCAAGATCAGTTTCTTGCATTGTTTCGTTGCATCCCTTAATGCATGAGAATTATGGTCATTTATCTGCACAAGTAATAAGCAATTAATTTACGTAATCGATCTTGAAACGGTGTGAACGCAAATTGAATCTTACATTGCAAACAAAAAGTTGGTCAATATGGCCATTTAGAATGTTAATAGGATTCTTGGAAACTGAATTGTCCGTTAGTGTTCTCTGAGCTGTCTTCTTTGCGTTAATATTCCATGTCCTGATTTCTTCTTGCATATCCTTGTAGGATTTTTGTTTCATCCATGTTGGCTCCTTTATCGTCCATGTGCCATTCTTGTACTTGACTAACAGTAATTCTTTTCCATGCAACAGAACTTGTTGAAATTGTTCAACCCCGAGCAGATTTATAATCGAGTCTGTAAATCTCCAACCATTGTACTGATAAGACAGTATTGCATCTTTGTGTAAAAGTAAAAACAATATTGCTCTGTTTGAAAATATTGGCACGATAGACCCTCCAAACGGAATTTGTTGGAAGGTAACAAAACGATCATGAATTTCTttgtataaaattgtagagGATTCTGTGGAAAGGCACAAGAATTGTTCCACGAAGTGGCTCTCTTCCATCCGAAGGGAAGAAACATCTCGGCTTGACGGCAGTATTTGCGTTACAACAAACTTGCTGTATCTGTAGAAATACTTGAAGATGAAAGTAGTAGGCCCGGTAGCGGCAAGACACATAATTTCCTTGCTGTAGAAGGGAATTAATTTTTTGGCACCATGATCTATCACCTGTACCAAATCAAAGTAACCACCGAACCAGGTGTAGATGGAAATGTTCAAGTTTGAAGCAATGCCCAAGTGTAATTGATTCATTCCATGCCAGACTACTAGATCGGTCATGTTACTGGGCTCAAAATCCTGGACGAAATGCAAATCATACTCTTTGGTAAAGTGCAGAACTAGGATTGAGCTGTCGTGGTTTTGGACGATCAAAAGAGCTTCATACTTGCAACAGTTTACTATTATTTTTCTTCCTGTAGTTAGGGTATAATTAGCCACAGGGTAGAAATCGtaattctgaaaataaattttaataaactcCAGTtggatatatatatgtatatgcatgtacatataatataatacaatatagtatataatatagtatacataGTATAATATTATGCATGTATAAGTACAATACAGGCAAAATAAGGAATGTGATACGTACGTCTACTTTGTATACAGTTAACTGTGAAGCATCCAGAACTACTGCAAACCAAACCACTTGGtgataatttttaaaagaaaaaaaatcaatatCGTACACATTAGTGAAGTTCAGTTGATTGTGATCTTGAAATCCATGTAGTATATTGATACCTAAAAAGTGGATCGCAAAACACATATATAAATCGTTCGAAttgaaattcaaattcaaatttgaGTAATCGATTTCGCGGTTCGATATGATCTGTCAGAACGCACGTGGACATGGCGAAATACTTTAAATATCAGTTGCTGCCTTGATAACCTTAACGGTGGCCGTGATTTTTGTTCagtattatataaaaaattcgtGTTCGAATGTACAAAATCCTTGAATATGACCACGTACGAGGAAATACGGGAAAATCTGGCGGCGCAAATCTGCGAATTGGAAGCTCTACAATCTGTTTATCCGAAAGAATTACATATCACGGATCATGGAATACTTGCTGATATTAacgaattcattaaaaattcaacAGAAGAACTTCCTCAACAATTGGAGTACTCGATCGACCTTCCGGTGAATGGTGTAAGTCTCGATTCTGTTCTAATTCACTTTCTCTACTGTAATATTTGTTTTAAACTCCTGTGTCTTCTACAGGGAAATATTGAATTATTAGTTAGTCTGTCTATTAATTATCCCAGAGAGAAACCAGCGGTATACGCGAAGAGTTCCTTGTTACATAGAACTCAACAGCTTCTTTTAAATCAAGCTCTGAGTGACATTGTGGAACGTCAAGAGGAGAATGAACCATGCATTTACATATTGATATCGTGGTTACAAGACAACGGAGAAGATTATATTGCTGCTTCCAATACAATTCAGGGGAAAGAATCGAACGGTAGATGCAGCAATGAACAACAAAAATCTACAACTTTTGCCCGATATTGGATATACAGTCACCATATATACAGTAAATTTAAAAGGAAGGAAGTAGTTAATTTAGCCAAAGAAAACTCTCTTACAGGTTTCTCTATGGCTGGAAAGCCAGGCGTTATTTGTGTAGAAGGTGCCTATGAAGACTGCGAATACTACTGGCAAAAAGTATGtcataagtaataataataattactctAAACGTAATTGTAACTTATGTCAATGATTTCAGATCAAATCTATGAACTGGCACAGAATAGTGATACGATTATTGGAGAAACACGAGGATTGTCCAAATATAGATAGTATGCGTCAGTTTAACGATATTCAAGAAATAGCTTTCCCCACTTCCGAACGACATAACGATTTGGGACaactattaaaatatttaacagaCCTTAATTTACAGCACGCGTTTAAAGAACTATTTGGGCTTGAAGGCAAATTTAGTGAGATCTCAGATTTGTGAGTTTTTAACAGATATATTGTTcagaaattatatttatttttaatactatttttaataaatacgtACCCCTGTTGAACACTCTCACTTCTCTCTTATGGCGACCGAAATTCATTTTCGACGCATTCACGATATGTTCCTCGATTTTTTCGTCAATTTTAGTTAATTCATTAGCGTCCAAACTTTTTATTTCTAAACACAGTGTCACAATGCATGATATTTAAGAAAAAAGAACGAAGTGTGTATTAGCGTGTAATCGATGAAAAAGTGCATACCATGGTCTAAtcgtaatttttcaaaaaattttgttgtttcATCAAGCGCAGTATTCAAAGCATAACTTTTTTGTCGATTTACCCGACAACTTGTTATGTTAATTAATAGTAAAATTAATACAGTATTTAATATCATGTTTGCACATAGACTCTTGGATTGTTACTCGAAGCACTACTTTATAAGGAAAGATGTATCATAGATGAAAAGGAAGCCACTGTACAAtgtgtttatattttttttccttACAATCCATAATAGAAATTCTGTGAATTCGAATACACACTGCTGTGTACACACGTCTTATGTTTGAAAATGGTGGCTGTAGTTAATTATATATCTGTGAACATTTGATTATAAAGGTACAAAACAAACACTTGAGGGTTCTTTTTttacaaagaatttttatttaatgctaAGGAAACATGGATTGCTATAAATTTTATCTAACTGTTgcataacgtaaaaattcattggtAAGAAACTGGCCCGGAATATAAGGAGCTGGTGGTCCAAGAATGTCCTGCGTAGGACTGTGAACTTTGATTTGCCTCATGTGAGTGTCGCGCCCATTTTGATGATTACTTATAACAGCTATCTGTATCATAAATGTCCGGATAGGTCTGTCGCCTGTATCTTTTATTGGAATCACAATCCAACCACTGGGTTCGTTCAAGTCCATGACTTCTACTTCTTGAAGATCATTAAAATTTGTGCCTGCTCTAATACTTATCCTAGAAAGAGCAACTTATTGCGTTAACGAAAAGAGAGCAGCTATACGCTTGTCAATTTTATTCTACAGTCTCTGGTTTATAATTGTCTCACCTGCTGGGAGTATAACTTTCATCCAGCTTATAATCCGTATAGATACATATGTCTCTTATTGTTGTTTTCCTCTTGAACTGAATATTCACCAAGTGTGGAAGCTGGCCATCGGATTGCCAATATGTTTCTGTAACATCGTCTCGCAGTTGATCCACACCGAAACCAGGTTTACAGCTGGACAAACTCCATATTGCATGGTTTCCAACTTCCCGTACACGACCAGCCAACTCTTCCTGTACAGGGTCTATTTCTCCTAAATCAGTGGAAGATGGAATACTTAaccaaagaaaatataaaactcTAAGAAAGAAAAATCATCTGATACATTACCTGCGTTACTAGCCTTATTAGTCATAATAtagattttttcaataatttaaggCAGTGTCATCAAATTTGAACAAGTTTTTATTACTCGTTAAGCCAAAGATAATAAGCCCGTTTGAATAAAATCCTTCTTTTACCATAAAATAGATCGGGATTGTTTATCCACAAGTTTCTAATCAAATCTGAAATCTGTTAAAATTGTTATGATACAATACATTAGCTATGTACACAGAGTACATGCAGCATAGAGTGGCGCTGTATGTACACTTGAACGGAACAAATGATTTTTAGCGGAGCTCATATTTGGTTTTAAAGTAGAAGTGGCAAGAATCAGTTACACTTGAATAAAATGTACTATTTCGATGCTTTCCCATTGAGATTTCTTAACTTTTTGGGACTCGAATGATAGCTGAGAAAGCGTACTTTATGATAAATCTacctatgtatatatgtatatagaatTGTCTTCTATGTAGATCTACATGTATATACCTGTTCGGACCTCTGAACGGAGCTTCGAGAGTTCGCCACAAGAGGCGCCAGTATGATCAAATGATTGCGCTACGTTTAATAGCGTGTGTCCGCCTTTAATATCGTTGTCATTCT
It encodes:
- the LOC143359292 gene encoding RWD domain-containing protein 2A isoform X3, with product MVEKPAVYAKSSLLHRTQQLLLNQALSDIVERQEENEPCIYILISWLQDNGEDYIAASNTIQGKESNGRCSNEQQKSTTFARYWIYSHHIYSKFKRKEVVNLAKENSLTGFSMAGKPGVICVEGAYEDCEYYWQKIKSMNWHRIVIRLLEKHEDCPNIDSMRQFNDIQEIAFPTSERHNDLGQLLKYLTDLNLQHAFKELFGLEGKFSEISDL
- the LOC143359292 gene encoding RWD domain-containing protein 2A isoform X2 encodes the protein MTTYEEIRENLAAQICELEALQSVYPKELHITDHGILADINEFIKNSTEELPQQLEYSIDLPVNGGNIELLVSLSINYPREKPAVYAKSSLLHRTQQLLLNQALSDIVERQEENEPCIYILISWLQDNGEDYIAASNTIQGKESNGFSMAGKPGVICVEGAYEDCEYYWQKIKSMNWHRIVIRLLEKHEDCPNIDSMRQFNDIQEIAFPTSERHNDLGQLLKYLTDLNLQHAFKELFGLEGKFSEISDL
- the LOC143359262 gene encoding uncharacterized protein LOC143359262 — protein: MNFGRHKREVRVFNRGINILHGFQDHNQLNFTNVYDIDFFSFKNYHQVVWFAVVLDASQLTVYKVDNYDFYPVANYTLTTGRKIIVNCCKYEALLIVQNHDSSILVLHFTKEYDLHFVQDFEPSNMTDLVVWHGMNQLHLGIASNLNISIYTWFGGYFDLVQVIDHGAKKLIPFYSKEIMCLAATGPTTFIFKYFYRYSKFVVTQILPSSRDVSSLRMEESHFVEQFLCLSTESSTILYKEIHDRFVTFQQIPFGGSIVPIFSNRAILFLLLHKDAILSYQYNGWRFTDSIINLLGVEQFQQVLLHGKELLLVKYKNGTWTIKEPTWMKQKSYKDMQEEIRTWNINAKKTAQRTLTDNSVSKNPINILNGHIDQLFVCNINDHNSHALRDATKQCKKLILKLKDQTINLNSKLHSNASPVTFSKAHKLRVKCKAKCKLNRLNVKENSHLLSKLTKASDEDQAQSFKALRVMEIENWKCPVFSLPIKKIRIDKLVNGILLNELEKNVLKIVGDQKVSGKHTFVGINVMDAFMTLDVAFNITKQQLRMQQIKTKELHLTGNGLLLPLQGLPTTMVGSMQASKIRMNGTVDLQGPIRGTGTTRLRPIIIISEFMYVDHVVTLESAKIENLRSQDLIDYKTGSVKKTLSNAIPLNGTVPTTLVLSNEKMKWSNVTLHGSPNWITFNSQGKLTISGHKRFLHNFGLTTSFYDNFKFPVIKAPLCGNTIIVPEIKTTILTINNITVRDLNSLHVFGNFGKRHLNENSMYIFEPLNLTTETEYHYNVIVKNLIANRLNNVNLTEFKRLANSWTTSNILRGPIEATDLIVGSLQSPIQLRIDIPRVIGDMISEKDTYIGVINNINLTNFLTDAIKLESIVSLGNITFGGGFTANNLYTNYFPFHSSQLEEDVNLYKKRISGSIKTNVIYLPYSFGSFIENEFPLNILVKDSITFRTEPEIQTINNVELKELSKQIWLTGNDTVFQGKYLQIVNASMQGNIIKNSISNTLNLETWKNISTRVLSKTKPQEIQVLASINNVEIPGIVGSNLSSIKSSVSDFNDMLDNALIRSNEDQEITAKWTFNKLKVTDKLHARDKINNINLRTDVMRFDSEKILVAGKTKVMTLTAESMNGLNFNEWARNSLTRKQKFATIKGRKIFNVITANNINVSGTVMGHVLSKTLSKSADQIINGQIEIQGTIDASTLVIDGLVNDVNLIDLISSQLRKQRPLQKIKTDVELQNSFRIFGNLAINHTYGNIELKNFSKNYSSIESVAERMKNYSKATRTIKAALENRAIYLNKLEVVEEENIVVTVNKNITDRRKQCQLGNSSKFCINETIRNRVFESQSRDVVLVKSMVLKENEYKVWIKLDSVLIYSYNNTEGLHKSKVLPIRNVIDAFVESLSESLWIALRLRSQTLLLHYQPWRNDDLQEYILPATEVFRMSRSPNDQLLLFLSNGVWNLEGLASPHNIINISLKEEVETFIDGFDYYVQCRSPNDTTLMKAQYIWN
- the LOC143359292 gene encoding RWD domain-containing protein 2A isoform X1, which gives rise to MTTYEEIRENLAAQICELEALQSVYPKELHITDHGILADINEFIKNSTEELPQQLEYSIDLPVNGGNIELLVSLSINYPREKPAVYAKSSLLHRTQQLLLNQALSDIVERQEENEPCIYILISWLQDNGEDYIAASNTIQGKESNGRCSNEQQKSTTFARYWIYSHHIYSKFKRKEVVNLAKENSLTGFSMAGKPGVICVEGAYEDCEYYWQKIKSMNWHRIVIRLLEKHEDCPNIDSMRQFNDIQEIAFPTSERHNDLGQLLKYLTDLNLQHAFKELFGLEGKFSEISDL
- the Apc10 gene encoding anaphase-promoting complex subunit 10; the encoded protein is MTNKASNAGEIDPVQEELAGRVREVGNHAIWSLSSCKPGFGVDQLRDDVTETYWQSDGQLPHLVNIQFKRKTTIRDICIYTDYKLDESYTPSRISIRAGTNFNDLQEVEVMDLNEPSGWIVIPIKDTGDRPIRTFMIQIAVISNHQNGRDTHMRQIKVHSPTQDILGPPAPYIPGQFLTNEFLRYATVR